A single Oryza brachyantha chromosome 8, ObraRS2, whole genome shotgun sequence DNA region contains:
- the LOC102705272 gene encoding uncharacterized protein LOC102705272, which yields MPKAATPMLPQPIAGAGARRSSGEALFTPPPPNTRLRRRVLSPIRADAPPIHLSASAAAPSRLTVKPPVCTADELHYAPVSGAGWCLALWRYRPPPHAPARNHPLMLLSGVGTNAIGFDLSPGASFARHMSNQGFDTWIVEVRGAGLSTRDYDNSTTSLSGTIDDISNSRLALDKSSMLEVASVQSSGGSAIDYDDLGIVALDDPPLLTELANFFDRVSKLLEEASSNKNFHEITNKISVLSDMVESSTVIGPMREESLRILKNFQDQINSWERFVATQRDLNYEYNWDFDHYLEEDIPTAVEYIKQHSRAKDGKLLAIGHSMGGILLYAILSKCGFEGVPSNLAAIVTLASSVDYTTSDSSLKMLLPLVHPAQALNVPTVPLGTLLAAAYPWASGPPYLFSWLNHQISAQDMMHPELLSKLVFNNFCTVPAKVVLQLTTAFREGGLCNRTGTFSYKDHLQACQTPVLALAGDKDLICPPEAVYETVKLIPQHMVKYGVFGKSEGPHYAHYDLVGGRLATNEVYPCIIEFLSLHDQ from the exons ATGCCCAAAGCGGCAACACCGATGCTTCCCCAgcccatcgccggcgccggcgctcgccggagctccggcgaggcgctcttcactccccctcctcctaacactcgcctccgccgccgcgtcctcaGCCCAATCCGCGCCGACGCGCCCCCGATCCacctctccgcctccgcggcggcccCCTCTCGGCTGACGGTGAAGCCGCCCGTCTGCACCGCCGACGAGCTCCACTACGCGCCGGTCTCCGGCGCCGGGTGGTGCCTCGCGCTCTGGCGGTACAGGCCGCCGCCTCAT gcgccggcgaggaaccACCCGCTGATGCTGCTGTCGGGAGTCGGGACGAACGCCATCGGCTTCGATCTCTCCCCCGGG GCCTCATTTGCCCGCCACATGTCTAATCAAGGATTTGATACATGGATTGTTGAAGTGAGAGGTGCTGGTCTGAGCACGCGTGATTACGACAATTCTACTACATCTCTGTCAGGCACTATCGATGATATCTCTAATAGCAGACTGGCTCTTGATAAATCGAGCATGTTGGAGGTTGCTTCAGTTCAAAGTTCTGGTGGCTCTGCTATTGATTATGATGACCTTGGAATAGTTGCTTTGGATGATCCACCTTTACTGACAGAGCTGGCTAATTTTTTTGACCGAGTTTCAAAACTTCTGGAAGAGGCtagttcaaataaaaattttcatgagatcacaaataaaatttcagttcTGTCTGATATGGTAGAAAGCTCTACCGTTATTGGTCCAATGAGAGAAGAAAGTCTGCGTATTCTGAAGAATTTTCAAGATCAGATTAACTCATGGGAACGTTTTGTGGCAACACAGAGGGATctaaattatgaatataattGGGACTTCGATCATTACTTGGAGGAGGATATACCTACTGCG GTGGAATATATTAAACAACATAGCAGAGCCAAAGATGGGAAGCTGCTTGCCATTGGACACTCAATGGGAGGAATTTTGTTATATGCAATCCTGTCAAAATGTG GTTTCGAAGGTGTTCCATCAAATTTAGCAGCTATTGTTACTTTAGCTTCCTCTGTTGACTACACAACATCTGATTCATCACTGAAGATGTTACTACCACTT GTTCATCCTGCGCAGGCCCTTAATGTCCCTACTGTTCCATTGGGCACATTATTAGCAGCAGCATATCCCTGGGCATCTGGTCCACCTTATCTTTTTTCCTGGCTTAATCATCAGATATCAGCTCAGGATATGATGCACCCGGAGTTGTTGTCCAAGCTTGTTTTTAACAACTTCT GTACAGTGCCCGCAAAGGTTGTCCTGCAACTTACAACAGCTTTTCGGGAAGGGGGACTATGTAATAGAACTGGAACTTTCTCATACAAAGATCATTTGCAAGCTTGTCAGACCCCTGTCCTAGCACTAGCTGGAGATAAAGATCTCATCTGTCCTCCAGAAGCTGTTTATG AAACTGTCAAGC